Proteins encoded in a region of the Phoenix dactylifera cultivar Barhee BC4 chromosome 3, palm_55x_up_171113_PBpolish2nd_filt_p, whole genome shotgun sequence genome:
- the LOC103720727 gene encoding probable calcium-binding protein CML10, which yields MGFMRSILPRRNKSKPPPPMPTLAAETSTKQLERVFNKFDSNGDGRISSSELAAIFRCLGHPATDEELEIMMGEADFNGDGYISLEEFLELNTKTVDAKAALEDLRHAFSVFDIDRNGSISVDELEKVLRSIGEEETLAQCKKMIDGVDQDGDGLISFEEFKDMMMAPSFAVASTDKVG from the coding sequence ATGGGTTTCATGAGATCCATCCTCCCTCGCCGGAACAAATCCAAGCCGCCACCGCCGATGCCAACATTGGCCGCCGAGACATCAACCAAGCAACTCGAGAGGGTCTTCAACAAATTCGACTCCAATGGCGATGGCAGGATATCTTCCTCCGAGCTCGCCGCCATCTTCCGATGCCTCGGCCACCCCGCCACCGACGAGGAGCTCGAGATCATGATGGGGGAGGCTGACTTCAACGGGGATGGCTACATTAGCCTCGAAGAGTTCTTGGAGCTCAACACCAAGACAGTCGATGCTAAGGCTGCTCTTGAGGACCTCCGGCATGCGTTCTCGGTGTTCGACATAGATCGCAATGGCTCGATATCGGTCGACGAGCTCGAGAAGGTGCTGCGGAGCATCGGCGAGGAGGAGACGCTTGCGCAGTGCAAGAAGATGATCGATGGAGTTGATCAGGATGGGGATGGGCTCATTAGTTTTGAGGAGTTCAAGGACATGATGATGGCTCCCTCCTTTGCCGTTGCTTCGACGGATAAGGTGGGGTGA
- the LOC103720714 gene encoding triacylglycerol lipase SDP1-like has product MDITNEASVDAFAIGPSSIVGRTIAFRILFCSSISSLRKQILLFLRAAFRRLRDAVLAAISWFHPKNPQGILVMVTAMAFLLRRCTNVRSRAESAYRRKFWRNMMRSALTYEEWAHAAKMLDKETPRMNEADLYDEELVRNKLQELRHRRQEGSLRDIVFCMRADLLRNLGNMCNPALHKGRLQVPKLIKEYIDEVSTQLKMVCDSDSDELLLEEKLAFMHETRHAFGRTALLLSGGASLGAFHVGMVKTLVEHKLLPRIISGSSVGSIMCAIVATRSWPELESFFEDSWHSLQFFDQMGGIFAVVKRVMIHGAVHEIRQLQRMLRHLTSNLTFQEAYDLTGRILGITVCSSRKHEPPRCLNYLTSPHVVIWSAVTASCAFPGLFEAQELMAKDRFGEIVPFHAPFLLGPEQVPGDSARRWRDGSLESDLPMMQLKELFNVNHFIVSQANPHIVPLLRLKELVRASGGNFAAKLAHLAEMEVKHRCNQILELGFPLGGIAKLFAQDWEGDVTVVMPATLAQYSKIIQNPSYVELQKAANQGRRCTWEKLSAIKANCAIELALDECVALLNHMRRLKRSAERAAASQGHTNTFRFNASRRIPSWNCIARENSAGSLEEDGLVDAAASVHQGTGLIGGQLNRDSRDQRSVHDGSDSESDNMDLNYLNSWTRCGGPLMRTASANKFINFVQSLELEAEFNRPLSREDEADALTAHSNSLVTQMVGRDAYHGNSRVTTPDRSSENTDSELGSKRVPVAASTSIMVSEGDMLQAERINNGIMFNVVKKEVLLAQLSSDSEQHRGSSPDDVDVENVHMESCDASSDSDSVDDDEVQSVRESASCCDLITSDQPITEG; this is encoded by the exons ATGGATATCACCAATGAAGCGAGCGTGGACGCGTTCGCCATCGGTCCGTCGTCGATCGTCGGCCGGACGATCGCCTTCCGAATACTCTTCTGCAGCTCGATTTCCAGCCTCCGGAAGCAAATCTTGCTCTTCCTCCGCGCCGCCTTTCGCCGGCTGCGGGACGCCGTCCTCGCGGCGATCTCCTGGTTTCACCCAAAGAATCCGCAGGGGATTCTCGTGATGGTGACCGCGATGGCCTTCCTGTTGAGAAGGTGCACCAACGTGCGGTCGCGGGCGGAGTCGGCGTACCGCCGGAAGTTCTGGCGGAACATGATGCGCAGCGCGCTGACCTACGAGGAGTGGGCGCACGCGGCCAAGATGCTCGACAAGGAGACGCCGAGGATGAACGAGGCCGATCTGTACGACGAGGAGTTGGTGAGGAACAAGCTGCAGGAACTCCGGCACCGGCGGCAGGAGGGATCGTTGAGGGACATAGTGTTCTGTATGCGTGCAGATTTACTCAGGAATTTGGGCAACATGTGCAACCCTGCGCTCCATAAGGGCAGACTTCAG GTGCCAAAACTCATTAAGGAGTACATTGATGAGGTCTCAACTCAACTAAAAATGGTATGTGACTCTGATTCCGATGAGCTGCTCTTGGAAGAGAAGCTTGCATTCATGCATGAGACAAGGCATGCCTTTGGTAGGACAGCGCTACTCTTAAGTGGGGGTGCTTCATTAGGAGCTTTCCATGTGGGCATGGTGAAAACTTTAGTAGAACATAAGCTTCTTCCTCGGATAATTTCAGGATCTAGTGTAGGTTCCATCATGTGTGCAATTGTGGCAACACGATCATGGCCTGAGCTGGAGAGCTTCTTTGAGGATTCTTGGCATTCATTACAGTTTTTTGACCAGATGGGTGGGATCTTTGCAGTGGTTAAGAGGGTTATGATACATGGGGCAGTTCACGAGATTAGGCAATTGCAAAGGATGTTGAGGCATCTTACAAGCAATCTAACATTTCAAGAGGCTTACGACTTGACTGGTCGTATTCTTGGTATCACTGTTTGTTCTTCTAGAAAGCATGAGCCACCACGATGCCTTAACTATTTGACATCACCTCATGTTGTTATATGGAGTGCTGTGACTGCTTCCTGTGCATTTCCTGGCCTTTTTGAGGCTCAAGAGCTGATGGCAAAGGATAGATTTGGAGAAATTGTCCCTTTCCATGCACCCTTTTTACTGGGCCCAGAGCAGGTGCCAGGAGATTCAGCTCGCCGATGGAGAGATGGAAGCTTGGAGAGTGATTTGCCCATGATGCAACTGAAGGAGTTGTTTAATGTCAATCATTTCATTGTCAGCCAAGCCAATCCACACATTGTCCCACTGCTGAGGCTAAAGGAACTTGTGAGAGCTTCTGGGGGTAACTTTGCTGCCAAG CTCGCTCATCTTGCTGAGATGGAGGTTAAACATCGATGCAATCAAATCCTTGAACTTGGATTTCCGCTGGGAGGAATAGCTAAGTTATTTGCTCAAGATTGGGAGGGTGATGTCACTGTGGTTATGCCTGCCACACTTGCTCAG TATTCAAAAATTATTCAAAATCCATCTTATGTGGAACTCCAAAAGGCTGCCAACCAAGGTAGGAGATGCACCTGGGAAAAACTTTCTGCTATCAAGGCAAATTGTGCTATTGAACTTGCATTGGATGAGTGTGTTGCCCTTCTTAACCACATGCGTAGACTAAAGAGAAGTGCTGAGAGAGCAGCTGCTTCCCAAGGGCACACAAACACCTTCAGATTTAATGCTTCGAGGAGGATCCCTTCATGGAACTGCATTGCAAGAGAGAACTCAGCAGGGTCTCTTGAAGAAGATGGTCTTGTAGATGCCGCTGCTTCAGTCCACCAAGGAACTGGCCTCATAGGGGGACAACTGAACAGAGACAGTCGTGACCAACGAAGTGTGCATGATGGAAGTGATAGTGAATCAGATAATATGGACCTAAATTACCTAAATTCTTGGACGAGATGTGGTGGACCTCTGATGAGGACAGCCTCCGCAAACAAATTCATCAACTTTGTGCAAAGCCTTGAGCTTGAGGCAGAATTCAACAGGCCTTTGTCAAGGGAGGATGAGGCGGATGCTTTAACAGCCCACTCCAACTCCTTGGTGACTCAGATGGTTGGCAGGGATGCTTACCATGGCAACTCTAGAGTAACAACCCCTGATAGAAGCTCAGAGAACACAGACTCTGAGCTAGGTAGCAAAAGAGTTCCTGTGGCTGCTTCCACCAGCATTATGGTTTCTGAAGGAGATATGTTACAGGCAGAAAGGATTAATAATGGAATTATGTTTAATGTTGTGAAGAAGGAAGTTCTACTTGCGCAGTTGAGCAGCGACTCGGAACAGCACCGAGGGTCATCACCAGATGATGTTGATGTTGA